In a genomic window of Gadus macrocephalus chromosome 9, ASM3116895v1:
- the LOC132464446 gene encoding ubiquitin-conjugating enzyme E2 H-like, translated as MSSPSPGKRRMDTDVVKLIESKHEVTILSGLNEFVVKFHGPPGTPYEEGVWKVRVDLPDKYPFKSPSIGFMNKIFHPNIDEASGTVCLDVINQTWTALYDLTNIFESFLPQLLAYPNPIDPLNGDAAAMYLHRPEDYKHKIKEYIQKYATEEALKEQEERAGDSSSESSMSDFSEDEAQDMEL; from the exons ATGTCGTCTCCGAGTCCGGGCAAGAGGCGAATGGACACCGACGTGGTGAAACT CATTGAAAGCAAGCATGAGGTCACCATCCTCAGCGGGCTGAACGAGTTTGTGGTGAAGTTTCACGGCCCACCAGGAA caCCGTATGAAGAAGGAGTTTGGAAGGTGCGAGTGGACCTGCCGGATAAGTACCCCTTTAAATCCCCGTCAATAG gGTTCATGAATAAAATATTTCACCCCAACATCGATGAGGC GTCAGGAACTGTGTGTCTAGAtgtcatcaaccagacttggaCTGCTCTGTACG ACCTCACCAACATCTTTGAGTCGTTTCTGCCCCAGCTGCTGGCCTACCCCAACCCCATTGACCCTCTCAACGGAGACGCAGCTGCCATGTACCTGCACCGGCCCGAGGACTACAAACACAAGATCAAAG AGTACATCCAGAAGTATGCCACGGAGGAGGCgctgaaggagcaggaggagcgcgCCGGAGACTCCTCGTCCGAGAGCTCCATGTCAGACTTCTCCGAAGACGAGGCGCAGGACATGGAGTTGtag
- the LOC132464444 gene encoding kelch domain-containing protein 10-like — translation MELSLDACSPCRRRTAHPCSGLVRALQLAVTVVCFCTPFTMSIVEGVGNCGLNQLNKFEKLSWRLSIRDPGSKKRVRWLQARRIFSPSCPNLRIPNRFLREGHYAPPARSGHRCVADNANLYVFGGYNPDFDDAGGSENEDYPLFRELWRFHFATATWQQLRTEGYMPTELASMSAVMHGNNLLVFGGTGIPFGENNGNDVHVCNIHYKRWNLLNCRGQKPNRIYGQAMVIINGYLYVFGGTTGYFYSTDLHRLDLSTRIWVHLKPKNAPTDLPEERYRHELAHDTRRIYILGGGTSWTSYPLDKIHAYNLETNCWERIVTKPHEKIGYPAARRCHSCVQVKDEVFICGGYNGEQILSDLWKISLQTYQWSRLPALMPEPAYFHCAAITPAGCMYVHGGVVNLSENRRTGSLYKVWLVVPSLLELTLERLLKACPRLPQLSSLQLHSLGLPHSLIQRLK, via the exons ATGGAGCTCTCCTTGGACGCCTGCAGCCCTTGTCGGAGACGCACCGCCCACCCCTGCTCCGGATTGGTCAGAGCACTACAGCTGGCTGTGACGGT TGTTTGCTTTTGCACTCCGTTTACAATGTCGATCGTGGAAGGTGTGGGAAACTGCGGCCTCAATCAACTAAATAAATTCGAGAAACTGTCGTGGAGGCTGTCCATTCGTGATCCAG GCTCTAAGAAGAGAGTGCGATGGCTTCAGGCTCGTCGGATCTTCTCTCCATCATGCCCCAACCTGCGGATCCCGAACCGTTTTCTGAGAGAAG gacATTATGCCCCCCCTGCCCGCAGCGGACACCGCTGTGTAGCAGACAACGCCAACCTCTATGTGTTCGGAGGCTACAACCCAGACTTTGATGACGCCGGGGGCTCTGAGAACGAGGACTACCCGCTGTTCAGGGAGCTGTGGAGGTTCCACTTTGCCACGGCCACCTGGCAGCAGCTCCGCACCGAGGGCTACATGCCAACTGAGCTGGCCTCAATGTCTG CGGTCATGCACGGCAACAACCTGCTTGTGTTTGGCGGAACGGGGATACCATTCGGTGAAAACAACGGCAACGACGTCCATGTTTGTAACATCCACTACAAGCGATGGAACCTCCTGAACTGCAGGGGCCAGAAACCCAACCGGATTTACGGACAG GCCATGGTCATTATAAATGGCTACCTGTATGTGTTTGGAGGAACGACGGGTTATTTCTACAGCACAGACCTGCACCGGCTGGACCTGTCCACACGCATCTGGGTCCACCTCAAACCCAAGAATGCACCCACAGATCTCCCTGAGGAAAG GTACAGACATGAGCTCGCTCACGACACACGGAGGATCTACATTCTAGGAGGCGGGACTTCCTGGACGTCATATCCTCTAGACAAG ATTCATGCGTACAACCTTGAGACAAACTGCTGGGAGAGGATCGTCACGAAACCTCATGAAaagatag GTTATCCTGCTGCTCGCCGCTGTCACAGCTGTGTGCAAGTCAAAGACG AGGTGTTTATATGTGGAGGGTACAACGGGGAACAAATACTGTCAGACCTGTGGAAGATCAGCCTGCAGACGTACCAGTGGAGCAGACTGCCTGCCCTCATGCCAGAGCCTGCTTACTTCCACTGTGCTGCCATCACACCG GCCGGGTGCATGTACGTGCACGGCGGGGTGGTCAACCTGTCGGAGAACCGGAGGACGGGCTCCCTGTACAAGGTGTGGCTGGTGGTGCCCAGCCTGCTGGAGCTCACGTTGGAGCGGCTTCTGAAGGCCTGCCCTCGCCTGCCCCAGCTCTCCAGCCTCCAGCTCCACAGCCTGGGACTCCCACACTCCCTCATCCAGCGCCTCAAGTAG